The Phormidium yuhuli AB48 DNA window GAACCTGAAAATCACCGGGGAAGCTGGGGGCTGGCTGGGTCAACTGGGCTTTGTTGACCTGGCTGGCAGTACGGTGGTTCATAGTATCGGCGGCTGGATTTCCCTAGCGGTTTTGCTGGTGATTGGTCCGCGAGTCGGACGCTTCCTCCCCGATGGAACCCCGCAAAAAATCCAAGGCTCAAATTTGCCCCTATCGGTCCTAGGAACCATGCTGCTCTGGTTAGGGTGGTTAGGGTTCAATGGGGGCAGTACCCTAGCCTTCAGCGATCGCGTCGCTGCAATTATGGTGCATACCATCTTGGCGGGAGTTGCTGGGATGATTACCGCGACCCTCTACAGTTGGTCCCGTCATCGTGTCCCAGAAGTGGAACTACTGCTCAACGGCTCTCTGGGAGGTCTGGTGTCTATCACAGCGTCCTGTGATGTCGTCACCACCTCAGGGGCCGTGATTATTGGCATTGGGGGAGGAATGGTGACCCTTATCAGTAGTTCTCTTCTCAAACGCTTTCGGATTGATGATGCCGTAGATGCCGTTCCCGTCCACCTTGGGGGTGGGATTTGGGGAACCCTGGCTGTCGCCATTTTTGGAGATGTGCAGCTCTTAGACACGGGACTGAGCCATGGAGAACAGTTTTTAGTGCAACTCCTGGGGGTGCTGGTGGCCGGCCTGTGGTCTTTCGGCATCACCTACCCCCTCTTACGGTTTTGCCATCGTCTCATCCCCCTGCGAGTCTCTCCAGAAGACGAAGAAATGGGCTTGAACGTCTCGGAACATCGGGCTAAAACTGAAATTTATGACTTGTTTCAGGTGATGGAGTCTCAAGCTCAAAACAAAGATTTAAGCTTGCGAGTCCCCGTTGAACCCTTCACCGAAGTCGGACAAATTGCCCAACGCTACAACCAGGTCATGGAAGCCCTCGAAGATGCCGTGAACCGCACTAATGCCATTGTCAACACCGCTAGCGATGCAATTTTGACCTTTAACCCCGATGGTTTGAAAATCACCAATGCTAACCCCAGCAGTGAAACCATTTTTGGCTATCCCCGCCAAAAAATCCTCGGACAATCCCTTACCGCTCTCATTGACTGGAATGCCAGTTCAGAAAATGCGGATCCCCTACCCCGGTTACTACTGGAGGGACGAGCTGAGTTGGTGGGCCAGCGGGCCAATGGGGACGGGATTCCCCTGGAAGGGACGGCCACAAAAGTCTGTGTGGGGGATCATTCCTTTTACACCGCCATTTTTCGCGATATTTCTGAGCGTAAGCAGGCGGAAACAGCCCTGGCCGAGGCCAACCGCGAAATTACCCTCCTGAACGATCGCCTGCAAGCAGAAAACCTCCGCCTGGGGGCAGAACTGGATATTACCCGCCGCCTGCAAAAGATGCTGTTACCCAAAAATCGGGAACTCGATGCGGTGATGGGGTTAGAGATTTCTGGTTATATGGAGCCTGCCACGGAAGTGGGGGGAGATTACTACGATGTTCTCTGCCATGATGGAGGAGTCAAAATTAGCATTGGCGATGTGACGGGCCATGGTCTAGAGAGTGGGATGCTCATGTTGATGGTGCAGACTGCGGTGCGGACTCTCCTAGAAAATGATGAAGTTGATGCGAGGCATTTCCTCAACACCCTCAATCGCACCATCTATGGCAATATTCAACGGATGGACTCCGATCGCCATCTAACCCTGGCCCTGCTGGATTACCGCGATGGGGAGATTCGCCTGAGTGGACAACATGAGGAGACGGTCATCGTCCGCTCCAGTGGGGAGGTGGAACGGATTGATACGATTGATTTGGGGTTCCCCATCGGTCTGGAAGCTAACATCAGTGAGTTTATCGATGAGAAAGTCTTGAAACTTAGTCCTGGGGACGTGGTAGTCCTCTATACTGACGGGATTACGGAAGCTGAAGATGAACAGGGACAGTTTTATGGGATTGAACGACTCTGCGAGGTTGTGCGACACTATTTGCGTGAACCCGCCGAAATGATTCGACGGGCAGCCATTGAAGACCTACGCCGTCATATTGGGCGACAAAGGGTTTACGATGATATTACTTTAGTAGTGATGAAACAAAAGTAGCTTCTTCGGGAGTCTTGGCAAATATGACGCAAATTTTCGGGGACTATTGTGAGGGTGAGCCAAATAGCCCAGAGTTTTTAATTATTGGCTTTTCGCCGAGTTCAGTTCCTCTCAAGCAACGCTGGCGTAACAATGGCCTATCGGCAGATTTTATGGCAGATTACCTGACGACCTTCTTTTTGGGGAATGAAGAGAATCCTGCCTCAATGCGTCGTCAGGCAGAAATCAAGAGTGCTGTGGGCTTTGTGGCTAATGAACTTTTGGAAAATGCCATGAAGTTCACCGATGAACGCTCGGCGTTTCCCATTAGTATTCAGCTTCAATTGCATCCTAATCATTTAATGTTCTTCACAACTAATAGTGTGGAACCGGAGCGAATTGCTGGGTTCCAGACCTATCTAGAAGAACTGACCTCCTGCGATCCAGAGGATATGTATCTGCGTCAGTTGGAAAAAAATGCCTTAGAGGAAAATGGAACCAGCTCTCGGTTAGGCTATTTAACGATGATGAGCGATTATATGGCTCGCTTGGGTTGGAAGTTTGAAACCGTCCAGAAAGATCCGGAAGTGGTTGCGGTGACAACCATGGTCCAGCTTCCAGTTTAAGGTCTCGGTTTAATCTGGGTTTGAAGGAGCACTACAGCCGTGCTAGGGGTCATATCTCAAGCTTGTCAAGGTCCGCTATTCTGGGTCAATTCATGGCATAGTAAGGATAGGCCAACCTTGATACACCAACTTCGCCAGGTTTGGACGAGTTGAGGATGCGATCGCTGCCTCATTCGGTAAAGGAGGGGTTCTCCTCTGTGAACGTTAACAGTACATTATGGAAATTAAGACAGACGATTATCGTATCTGCTACGATCCCGAAACTCTGACGGTCTCTTGTCAAGGCTCACTCCGCTTGAGTGGAATGGCAGAATATGCCCCGATTGCAGAACTGCTTGATGATATCGCCAGTCAAGAACAATCTCCGGTCGTTCTCGATTTACAGGGCTTGGAATTTCTCAATAGTTCCGGGATTAGTATGCTCTCGAAGTTTGTGATAAAGGTCCGTCACAAAAAAACGGTGACGATGATTGTTCGTGGCTCGAAGGCGATTCCCTGGCAAGGAAAGTCTCTGAAAAATTTACAACGGTTGATGCCCTCCCTAACCCTAGAATGGGATGAGTAGGGGTCCCGTGGCGATGGGTCAGGATCGCCCCGACGGCCGCTGGGGGCATCGTCCCTCCCGGGTGATACAATGGGGGTCTGTCTAACGATGGGGCAACCCTGGGGCCAACGTCCCGTCAACATCACATTCACTTAACTCACTTCATTTAACTCTGGCTATGTTTTGGGCTGATAAAATTGCCGCGAGTACACAGGGCGACAGCGTCGTCAACGATTCCAAAACTCCCTCGGGACGGGTTCATGTGGGGTCGTTGCGGGGGGTGATTGTCCATGACACCATTTATCGGGCCCTCAAGCGTGCTCAGAAACCGGTGCGCTTCCTCTATGGCATTGATGACTATGATGCTCTCGATGGGATTCCCGCCTATCTCGATAGCAATCGCTTTCAGGAGTATCTAGGACAGCCCCTGTGCAATGTTCCCTCGCCCGGTGAGGGGGCTAGTGACTATGCCAAATACTATAGTGATGAGTTTTTTGAGGTCTTTGAAGAGCTGGGGGTGCGCCCGGAGATTTACTATTTACGAGACCTTTACCGCCAAGGCCGCTTAAACTCTTATATTGAGACCTTCTTGCAAAAGGCGCACCTCGTCCGCGAAGCCTATAAACAGGTGAGTGGGGCTGAACGGGCTGAGAATTGGTATCCCTTCCATCCCATCTGTGAGAACTGCGGCAAAATCGCGACCACCGTTGTCAGTGACTACAATGGCAAGGAGGTCTTTTATACCTGTAAACCCGATGCCATGAGCTATGTCCAAGGCTGTGGCCATTCGGGCTGGGTGTCTCCCTTTGATGGTCAGGGTAAACTCCCCTGGAAGGTTGAATGGGTCGCGAAATGGGATCTGTTAGGGGTCACCATTGAGTTGGCGGGGAAAGACCATTCGCAAAAGGGCGGTTCTCGGGATGTGGCCAACGCCATTTATCGCAAGGTCTTTGATAAACGGCCGCCCTTCCATTCTCCCTATGAGTTTATCCTGGTGGGGGGAACCAAGATGAGTTCCTCCAAGGGAGTGGGAGCCAGTGCGCGGGAAGTGGCGAATCTGTTGCCGCCGGAGTTGTTGCGCTTCTTGATGTTGCGCACTCAGCCGAAAACGGCGATTAACTTCTCTCCCAACTATGAAACCATTACCCGGCTGTTCCGGGATTATGACGCGGCCATTGAGAAGTACGGCTGCCTCAGTGGTGAGGAACAACAGGGAGATTTGAGTAAAGATTTAATGGCCCTGCTGTACTCCCAACTTGATGACCAGATTCAGCCCTATTATCCCTTTGATTTCAGCACTCTGATTTCTCTGCTACAAGTTCCCCATCTCGATATGGAGGCGGAGGTTGCAAAACGCAGTCCACAGGCGCTGACGGAGTTGGATCAGCAGGTGGTGCGTCAGCGGATTGAGGTGGCGCAAAAGTGGTTGGATGATTATGCGGACCCTGAGGAAAAACTCATTTTATATGTGGATGAGATTCCTGAGTCGGTGGCGGCGTTGGATGAGCAACAACGTCAGTATCTCGGTGAGTTGGCGACTCGTCTGGAGCAGTTGAGCGACTGGGAGGGGGAAACGCTGCAAACGGAGATTTTCACGACCACGAAACAACTAGAGCTTCCTCCTAAATTGGCCTTTCCGGCGGTTTACCAGAGCTTTTTGGGTAAGGAACGGGGACCCAAGGCGGGCAATTTGCTGTCTTATTTGGAACGTCCCTTTGTGGTGCAACGGTTGCGGGAGGTGGCTGAGGGTCAAGGCTCAGCTGTATCCTAGGGATATCTCTGGCGGTTGGGCCAACTTTTTTGCCCGAGGGGCGTCTGATTAATCCGGTTGATAATGTTCGTTCTGGGTATAAAGCAGATGATCAAGGTACAACGGATCGTGGAAACGTCCTTCGGGTTTGGCCCTATCCATCTCGGCGGTCGGTGTCGCGGTCTTAGCAGCAGCTGGATGGTTATGATGCTCATGGTATTGGTGTTAGCAGGCTGTTCTACGGGAGTGGAGAACTCTTCGGTGGTGGATGTGGCGAAATCGCCGCCCCAAGAGAGTTCGGCGGCTGAGGTGTCGTCGGAGTTGGGACAGCGGTTACCGATTGAGGCTTATATCCCTTGGGGCGATCGCACTTTGGAGTTAGAGGTGGCCCGGACACCCCAGGAACAGGCCATGGGGTTGATGCACCGAGAGCAGCTCCCGGACGATCGCGGGATGTTGTTTCCCTTTAATCCCCCCCGGCCAGTCCGGTTCTGGATGAAGAATGTCCGCATCAATTTGGATATGATTTTTATGTATGAGGGGGAAGTGGTGGGACTCTCGGCGGATGTCCCCCCCTGTGAAACGGTGGCCTATCGCTGTCCGACCTATGGCCCGGGGGATAATGTTTTGGTGGATGCGGTGCTGGAACTGCGAGGCGGCCGGGCGGCGGAGTTGGGAATTGAGGTGGGCGATCGCCTTGAGGTGATGGGAGACCTCTAAAACAAACTCCCTGAAGAAATAGACAGATTGTTTGGGGTCTTGACGTATTCCCAAACAGTCTTTACTATTGGAATCCCTGTTGAAAATGCGTCTTATTTTAAATGACTGAAACAAAATGATCGGGTTTAAGGTCGGCGATCGTTAAATGTTTATGAAAATGTTGTCGTTGTATCCATTAAACGCTATGAAACTTTGTTAGGCTTGTAGCTTCACCGTTACCGCACAGGGGCAGTAGTGGTGAATCCTCTCAGACCTCAGAGACTGGGGTGGGAAAGGCCAGTTGTCAGCATCTCACCGGTCGAGGGTGTTTTAGGAGCCAGTTTTAAAACTGTTCACCGGGGTCTAGGGGTTGAGCAACGAAAACTCATGATTGTACAGAGACTTGATAAAGCCAGCTTTCAATCTGGTCTCTACGTCGCCGGATTCTGGAGATTTTCTCCAGATAATAGCTTTAGTTCACTTGAGAAGATAGATAATCATAAAACAGGGGCAATCAGTCATGGGAGCAACAGGACAAGGACAATTGATTCGCTTTTTGCAGGAAGAGTTAGCCCTGTCGCCAGATTCCATTGCCATCGCCCTACGTCGGCGAGATGTGGATGCGGGCCCGTTACCCATGATTCTCTGGAAATACGGCTTTGTGACCCTGGATGAGTTATCTCAGATTTATGATTGGTTAGAAGCCGTCTAAGTTGGCATCAGTTTCGAGCCAGAATAAGGCAGGTTGTATCCTGGCCCAATTATCCCCCTGAATGATGAGTCATTTCAGGGGGATAGCATTGTGGGGGGGAATCTAACCGGCGTTGAGGATTTTAGACGCAGCGGTAATGCCCGCTCCCGGCTCATTTCCGGCATTGAGGCTCTGCAAGGTGGCTTCGAGGGAGCCAATGGCGCAGAGGAGATCGCGATCGCTGACGAAGCCTAAATGACCAATGCGGAAGATTTTACCTTTGAGATGGTCTTGTCCACCGGCGAGGGCAATGTCAAATTGCTTTTTCATCACCGAGCGGATTTGTTCAGCTCCGACGCTAGTGGGGGCGACAGCGGTTACGGCCGGACTGGCGCAGTCATCGGAACCCAAGAGAGGAAGTCCCATGGCTTTAACGGCTTCCCGAGCCGCCCGTTTGAGGCGATCGTGACGGGCGAAGATGTTTTCCAGTCCTTCGGCCCGCATCATCCGCAGAGAGGCTTGAAGGGCAAAAAACAGGTTCACTGGGGGGGTGAAGGGGGTGGTGTTTTTGGCCGCATTCTTACGATAGGGGCCCAGGTCGAAATAGAACCGGGGTAGGTTAGAGCGTTCATAGGCTTTCCAAGCGCGATCGCTCATGGAAATGAAGCCTAACCCGGGGGGAATCATATACCCTTTTTGGGAGCCAGACCCCACCACGTCCAAGCCCCAGTCATCGATGGGAACAGTGCAAGCTCCTAGACTGGTGACGGCATCGACGATAATCAAGGCTTCCCCATGGGCCTTGACATGACGATTGATGGTTTCTAGGTCATTCAGTACCCCGCTGGAGGTTTCGCTATGGGTGAGGATGACGGCTTTAATCTCTTTGTTGGTGTCGGCTTCTAGGGCTTCCCGGAAGGCTTCAGGGTCGAGGGGTTGTCCCCATTCAGCGGTGATGGTTTGGACATCGAGATGATAGGCTTTGGCAACTTTGGCCCAGCGATCGCCAAATTTACCATTAGACCCCACCAAGACGCGATCGCCGGAACTCAGCACATTGATAATCCCAGCTTCCATCGCCCCCGTTCCACTCGCGGTTAGAACCAGGACATCATTTTGAGTTTGATGCAGCCATTTGAGATCGGTAAATACCTCTGCCACTAACTCAGAAAATTCGCCACTGCGGTGGCCAATGGGATGCCGTCCCATGGCGGTAAGGGCTTTTTCCGGAACCGGGGTGGGCCCCGGAATCATTAACATTAATTTGTCGTCCATAACACGTCGGCGATCGCTAAAGATCGCCATTATACAACTGGGACTTGCAGTTTACCGAAAAACGGCCTAGGTTCCTGATGCTAAATTAACTGGCTTCGCGATCGCTCATGGGTGCAAGAGACTCCATCGGTTGGTTTAATGACCAGCGATACTCCACAGGAATCCCCTTGAGCTGACAGGCCTGTTCCAATCGCTTCTGCTGAGAGAGAGCTTTACGCAGGGTCATGATCAATTCGTCAATTTGTCGTCGTTCCTCGGAATAGTGATTCACCGAAAACAAGCTTTGACGTTCGAGCAGCTGGAGAAGTAACTCGTAATGAATGTGAGAAGGAAGGGGAAGCGGCTCCATGTTAATTCGTAAGGGGTTAGGTAGACAGGCAGCGGAGCATTAACAGCCCTAAGTTTAAGGACTCAGGACAGGTAGCACATATTACTCTCTATTGTAGGGCCGTCAGGAGTCAGGCTTGGGATGAATTAGGAAGCAAAGAGGCGGGCGATGGCGGCT harbors:
- a CDS encoding slr1658 superfamily regulator gives rise to the protein MTQIFGDYCEGEPNSPEFLIIGFSPSSVPLKQRWRNNGLSADFMADYLTTFFLGNEENPASMRRQAEIKSAVGFVANELLENAMKFTDERSAFPISIQLQLHPNHLMFFTTNSVEPERIAGFQTYLEELTSCDPEDMYLRQLEKNALEENGTSSRLGYLTMMSDYMARLGWKFETVQKDPEVVAVTTMVQLPV
- a CDS encoding slr1659 superfamily regulator, translated to MEIKTDDYRICYDPETLTVSCQGSLRLSGMAEYAPIAELLDDIASQEQSPVVLDLQGLEFLNSSGISMLSKFVIKVRHKKTVTMIVRGSKAIPWQGKSLKNLQRLMPSLTLEWDE
- a CDS encoding DUF5340 family protein; this encodes MEPLPLPSHIHYELLLQLLERQSLFSVNHYSEERRQIDELIMTLRKALSQQKRLEQACQLKGIPVEYRWSLNQPMESLAPMSDREAS
- a CDS encoding DUF192 domain-containing protein, giving the protein MMLMVLVLAGCSTGVENSSVVDVAKSPPQESSAAEVSSELGQRLPIEAYIPWGDRTLELEVARTPQEQAMGLMHREQLPDDRGMLFPFNPPRPVRFWMKNVRINLDMIFMYEGEVVGLSADVPPCETVAYRCPTYGPGDNVLVDAVLELRGGRAAELGIEVGDRLEVMGDL
- a CDS encoding DUF2949 domain-containing protein, with protein sequence MGATGQGQLIRFLQEELALSPDSIAIALRRRDVDAGPLPMILWKYGFVTLDELSQIYDWLEAV
- the lysS gene encoding lysine--tRNA ligase, with the translated sequence MFWADKIAASTQGDSVVNDSKTPSGRVHVGSLRGVIVHDTIYRALKRAQKPVRFLYGIDDYDALDGIPAYLDSNRFQEYLGQPLCNVPSPGEGASDYAKYYSDEFFEVFEELGVRPEIYYLRDLYRQGRLNSYIETFLQKAHLVREAYKQVSGAERAENWYPFHPICENCGKIATTVVSDYNGKEVFYTCKPDAMSYVQGCGHSGWVSPFDGQGKLPWKVEWVAKWDLLGVTIELAGKDHSQKGGSRDVANAIYRKVFDKRPPFHSPYEFILVGGTKMSSSKGVGASAREVANLLPPELLRFLMLRTQPKTAINFSPNYETITRLFRDYDAAIEKYGCLSGEEQQGDLSKDLMALLYSQLDDQIQPYYPFDFSTLISLLQVPHLDMEAEVAKRSPQALTELDQQVVRQRIEVAQKWLDDYADPEEKLILYVDEIPESVAALDEQQRQYLGELATRLEQLSDWEGETLQTEIFTTTKQLELPPKLAFPAVYQSFLGKERGPKAGNLLSYLERPFVVQRLREVAEGQGSAVS
- the amt gene encoding ammonium transporter, producing the protein MFDILWVLVCSGLVFLMQPGFMCLESGLTRSKNSINVAVKNFADFGISVCLFWAFGYAVMFGASLFGWLGQNSFFLAVDNNPKLAAFFLFQAMFCGTATTIVSGAVAERIKFGTYLAVACLTSGLIYPVFGHWAWNLKITGEAGGWLGQLGFVDLAGSTVVHSIGGWISLAVLLVIGPRVGRFLPDGTPQKIQGSNLPLSVLGTMLLWLGWLGFNGGSTLAFSDRVAAIMVHTILAGVAGMITATLYSWSRHRVPEVELLLNGSLGGLVSITASCDVVTTSGAVIIGIGGGMVTLISSSLLKRFRIDDAVDAVPVHLGGGIWGTLAVAIFGDVQLLDTGLSHGEQFLVQLLGVLVAGLWSFGITYPLLRFCHRLIPLRVSPEDEEMGLNVSEHRAKTEIYDLFQVMESQAQNKDLSLRVPVEPFTEVGQIAQRYNQVMEALEDAVNRTNAIVNTASDAILTFNPDGLKITNANPSSETIFGYPRQKILGQSLTALIDWNASSENADPLPRLLLEGRAELVGQRANGDGIPLEGTATKVCVGDHSFYTAIFRDISERKQAETALAEANREITLLNDRLQAENLRLGAELDITRRLQKMLLPKNRELDAVMGLEISGYMEPATEVGGDYYDVLCHDGGVKISIGDVTGHGLESGMLMLMVQTAVRTLLENDEVDARHFLNTLNRTIYGNIQRMDSDRHLTLALLDYRDGEIRLSGQHEETVIVRSSGEVERIDTIDLGFPIGLEANISEFIDEKVLKLSPGDVVVLYTDGITEAEDEQGQFYGIERLCEVVRHYLREPAEMIRRAAIEDLRRHIGRQRVYDDITLVVMKQK
- a CDS encoding pyridoxal-phosphate-dependent aminotransferase family protein, whose amino-acid sequence is MDDKLMLMIPGPTPVPEKALTAMGRHPIGHRSGEFSELVAEVFTDLKWLHQTQNDVLVLTASGTGAMEAGIINVLSSGDRVLVGSNGKFGDRWAKVAKAYHLDVQTITAEWGQPLDPEAFREALEADTNKEIKAVILTHSETSSGVLNDLETINRHVKAHGEALIIVDAVTSLGACTVPIDDWGLDVVGSGSQKGYMIPPGLGFISMSDRAWKAYERSNLPRFYFDLGPYRKNAAKNTTPFTPPVNLFFALQASLRMMRAEGLENIFARHDRLKRAAREAVKAMGLPLLGSDDCASPAVTAVAPTSVGAEQIRSVMKKQFDIALAGGQDHLKGKIFRIGHLGFVSDRDLLCAIGSLEATLQSLNAGNEPGAGITAASKILNAG